A segment of the Nitrosopumilus sp. genome:
TGATCTGGATTCCCTTTCTCGTGACGGCGTAAAGTATTTTGCAAAATTGGAGGGACATAACCCGTTTGGCTCTGTAAAGGACAGAGCTGCATTTTGGATGATCAAGGATGGTGAAGAAAGAGGCCTTCTAAAAAAAGGCAAAAGCATAATCATAGAGCCGACTTCTGGCAATACCGGAATAGCGTTAACTGGAATAGCTAATGTGTTGGGCTACAAAGTGGAAATTGTAATACCTGACAAAGTCAGCAATGAAACTAAGGATATAATTAGAAATCTCGGTGCCAAGGTCTTTGAGACCAGTGATGATTTATGCCCCAAGGTTGGTGCTGGCACTGATCAAAGCATTGCACTTGCAACATCCATTGCGTCCTCCAGGCCTGACACGTATTATTCTCCAAACCAATATGCCAATGAGGCAAATTTCAAGGGCCACTATGTTGGAACCGGGCCTGAAATCTGGAAGCAAACTGAGGGCAAGGTGACTCATTTCTTCACTGGTGTTGGTACTGGCGGGACGATTACCGGCATAGGATCCTTTCTAAAGGAAAAAAATCCCGATGTCAAGATCATCGGATGTCAGCCTCAGCAGAACCATCTGATTCAGGGATGGCGAAATTTTGAGGAATCTGCAAAACCTGACTTGTTCTTAAAACGCGAAGGTGTTGTGGATGACTGGATCTCTGTTGATAACAATGAGGCGTTTTCTGTAGTGGATGAAGTTCTTGCAAAAGATAAACTCTTGATCAGTCCGTCTTCTGCAGCAGTTTATGCATGCATGAAAAAATATTCTGTCGGGGATGATGCATGCGTTGTGGGAATTTTTGCAGATGATGGAAGAAAGTTCAAAAGCGTTTATGCTAAACAGAATGTAATGACCGAGGAAGAATTTGACAGTTCTCTTGAGGATGCAGAACACCTGTCTGAATTGGCATACTGATACACGTCTATTCCAATATTTTCTTTAGGCGCTTTTCGTAAAATTCTCTGAATATTGTATTTGTGCCTATTTCATATTGCAGACATTTGTCGCTATGTTCAGTGAGTTGACTCTTGATTTCTTTACTCCATTTGCTTTGTTGCCTGTCCTTGGGATCTATTATTGATGGGTTTTCTCTTATCTTTTCCATGACTTCGATCATTGTTTTACTCATCTGTTGAAATTTACTTGTACGTAACAGGAACATCTGTGATTCATCTTTGCTGACTAGGTTCATTATTGCGTGCACTTGACCATAGTATTCCAGTCCTTTTTCGTTATATTTTTTAAAATCTTCAATCCTGCACTGCCAATATTCTTTGGATGCTTTTTCCTCGATCTTGTACTTGAATTGATTTTTCCCTAACTCCATTCCAAGTTTTGCCAGTTTTTCACTGTGTTCTTTTACTGCTTTTTTCAGATTTTCTGGATCCTGATCCATACAACTTTGTTTTTTTGATCACAATAAAGAGTTTAGATTTTGGATTCTTCCCATACCTTCATTGACTCCTTGGCGTGAAAAACCATGCATTTCTCACAAAATGAATCCCATTCACCAGTTCCTGATTTCTCAAAAAACGCTTGTGTCCATTTGTAGGGTGGCTCCTTCCTGTACTGAAACTGCTGGATTGTATAGATTTCTTTCTCGTAAAACTTGTTCTGACATCGTTTGCATTGGGAGTTTCTCATTGTTGCTTGTCTGAATTTTCTGTGAGATACTTGTCCACATCAATTGCCGCCATGCATCCGAACGCTGCCGCTGTGATTGCCTGCCTGTAACTTCTATCATGCACGTCTCCAGCTGCAAAGATTCCTTCCACGTTGGTATGTGTTTTATTTTTTAATGCAACGTAACCCTCGTCATCCAGATCTATTTGATTTTTGAATAATTTTGTATTTGGCTCATGTCCGATTGCTACAAACAACCCTCCGACGTCAATTGTTGACTCTTCGTCGGTTTTCAGGTTCTTTAATACTGCTTGCTGCATTTTCTGATCTCCTTTGATGTCCGTTACTGCCGAATCCCAATGAAATTTTATCTTCTCATTGTTGAGTGCCCTTTCTTGCATTACCTTGCTTGCGCGAAGTTCCCCGCGTCTGTGTACGAGATGAACTTTTGTTGCAAATTTTGTTAGAAACGTGGCTTCCTCAATTGCAGAATCTCCACCGCCGACCACTATTAGTTCCATATTTTTAAAAAATGGCCCATCACATGTGGCACAATACGATACTCCTTTTCCTGCAAACGTCTGTTCTCCTTCCAATCCCATTTTTCTTGGGTTTGCACCTGTTGCAATAATCACTGCACGTCCCTCGTATTCTTCTGACGCTGTTAGTACTTTGAACGGTTCGTGTCTGAAATCAACATTTACTGCCTCATCATCAATAATTGTAGTCCCCATTCTCTGAGATTGCTTTCTCATGTCTATCATCAAATCCGGACCCATTATGCCATTTTCAAATCCAGGATAGTTTTCCACTTCTGTGGTATTGACCAGTTGTCCTCCTGGAAGTATTCCTGATAAAATCAAAGTATCGTATCCTGCCCTTGAACAGTAAATCCCCGCAGTGTATCCTGAAGGACCTGCGCCGATAATAATCACGTCAAATTTTGTTTTACTTTTATCTGGTATTTTTGGACCGTCGTTATTTGTCTCAAGTACTGCTGCACCTGAATCTGCTGCCATCATGATGATTCTACACTCAATTTCAATAATTTAAGTGATGTCTCTTTGAGATACGTAGTTAATTTTTAAAATAATTCATTTTCAAGTTTACAGATTTTAAAAACCAAATGTTGATGGCTGTTCTTGGAAATGATTTTGACGGTTACGGCTTGACTGTCCTTCAAATTTTAATTGAAATTGATTCTGTCCTATTCTACACGAAATAACTTATTTTACAATTACTTGATCGGAAAAGTCTTGTTTAAACCGAATTTTTTAACTCGTCCATAATTTCTGAATGCCTCTTACAAAATTTCCTGTTTTCTATTTGAGAATAAAATAGATCTTTTTGCCAATGCGCATTAAACAGTCTGCATTCCTTATCATCACAAAATGCTTCACCTGTTTCATAATACATGATGCCTTGCAGAAGATACCCTTCTGCAATCTTATGTAGTCGTGAATCATGAAATTCTAAAAATTCCCCTTTGTATTTTTCCTTATTCTCTTTAATTTCATCTTCAGAAAAACATGTCATTAAATCTAGATAGTATTGTTTTGGTTTTGCAGGCGCCTCTATCATCCCTGTGGTTGAAATTATTGCTGGGTTGGATCCAATCAGTGCCCTTGCATGATATCTGAAACCATTGTTATCATCAAATGTACATGTGGTTTTATTTGTAAAAATAACATGTAGTATGTTATCTGTTTTTTCATCTGTTGGAATGTATTCTGTAATTATTTTTTGTAGCTCAAATCCGTCATACAGCATCATCGTCTCCTCCTCCGATGAGTCTTTGTTCTCCTTTTCAATTCGTATGTCTTCTGTTGAAGGAATATGTTTTTTGAATTGTTTTTTTAAATCAAAGATTCTTGTGGTTGCAATCTTTTCAAATATTTTGCCATTCAAAGATGCAAAAAAATTTTCTCTTAGTTCTATTTCAACTGGAAACCTGTCTGTGACAAATTTTTGTATATCTGCTAACTGGATTTCAGGAACTGTAGGTTCGTGATACAGAATAACTTTGGTAATCTTCACGCTGAAATTGTGTTTTAATTACTTATCTTTCTAGCTCTTTGATTTTGGCTGCCGTAATTTCAGCTGCCTTTTTGCCAGAAAATAACATTGATCCAAATGTGGGACCCATCCTTGCAAGTCCGTGTGTTTCTGTAACTGACATGCCTGCTGCAATCAACCCCGGATATACTTCTCCTGTTTTATCGACCACGTGCTCTTCCCCTTCGTTGACGTGCATTGGATCCATTCCCTTCCATTTCACTAGTCCTCTATCCACGAGTCTTTTTACTGCGACAGAATCATGACCTGATGCGTCAATTATGATTTTTGCCTCAAAGGCAACTGGATCAACACATGTAATGTTGCGTGGCAATGCCGATACGGGCATCCAATTAACTACGATTCCTGCAACCCTGCCATTTTTCATTACCAGATCATCAAACTTTGTTAGTTGTAGAAATTTTACTCCTGCATCGCATGCTGCAGCAATTAATTTTGAAACCGCATGTGGGCCTGGTGTTAGGTATAGTCCCTCTGCAACTTTTTTGTATGGTATTCCCAATTCATCCCATATTTTTTGAGATGGCTCTCTAACTGTAACTGGATTCATCATGTATCCTCCCAACCAATAGCCTCCGCCCAGGTAGTTATTTTGCTCAATTACCAAAACCTTGTAACCCATGTTTGAAAGCTCTCTGCTTGCGGTTAGTCCTGCAGGACCTGCACCAATAATTATTACATCTGATTCTGCTCTGTCAATTAACACTTCATGAAATTCATTTGCAATTGCACGTGTGATTTCAACTTCACGTACGTCCGTAAATATTTTAGTTGATTGTTCTGCTATTGTTGCTTCTTGCATGTGGGTGTTTCATCTGCTAATCAATTAATACTTTCCCACATTTGAAAAATTAGGTGGCACTAATTCATGATGATCAATGTTGATAATAAATGGAAATAGGAAAATTACGTTCCTTTTTGAAAATTTCTATCCTAAAACATCCGTATATCAAAAATTTATAACCAAACTAAAAGAAAATAACTTGTATTGACAATATCTGATCTTAAACAATCTCCGCCTGATCCTGTAAAGTCCAAAATTAATTGGGCTAGGATGGAAGAGGCTGATAATTTTGCCAAAACTGTGAAACTGTTCCGTCAAGGAAAATATGATGAGGCTAGTTTCAGGCGATTTAGACTTCAGCATGGGGCATATGGAACTAGGATGACTGGGGACTATGCCATGGTTAGAATCAAGCTTCCTGCGGGGGAAATTTATCCTGATCAAATTGAAAAGATTTCTCAACTAAGCGAACAATATTCTATAGGCAGTGCACATTTCTCAACTCGAGAAAATATCCAGCTTCACTGGGTCATCCTTGAAGACGTCTCTGAAATATTCCGAGGCCTTGCCGAGGTCGGGCTGACCTCAAGGGAAGCTTGTGGAAACTCTGTGAGAAACGTAATGTGCAGTCCCTTGTCCGGTGTTTGTCCTGATGAGGAATTTGATTCTACTCCTTATGCCCTTGCAACTGCAAGATTCTTTTTGAGAAATCCAATGGCTCAGAATCTTCCACGTAAGTTCAAATTCAATTTTACCTGCTGTGAGAAGCACGGAATGGTAAGGATGGTGGACGTGGGATTGATTCCGCAGATTCGACAGGTGGACGGATCTGATCAAAGAGGATTTAAAATTTTTCTGGGTGGTGGACTGGGAAACAAATCTTTTGTCGGACATCAGCTGGAAGAATTTACTCCCGAAGAAGATCTACTCTACACTTCAATTGCGGTAATGAGGATCTTTGACAGACTTGGTGATAGGAAAAATCTTGCAAGAAACAGAATGCGTTATCTTGTAAATGACATGGGTTGGGAAAAATTCCAAAATCTTGTTTTCAAAGAGAGAGCCATTGTGCGAGCTACTCAATCGGTAATTACTCAGCTAGACATTGATCATTCTACAAATCCAATCAGACGTCCTATTCGCATTTCTGATGAGAATGGCGGGGATGTGGCTCCTGATGGATATGCAAGATGGCTTAAAACAAATACTGTTAAACAATCTCAGCAAGACTACCACTCTGTATTTCTCACACTTGAAGCAGGTGACGTCACCGCAAGCCAGCTGCTTGCATTGTCTGACATTATTCGCAACTTTTCATCTGAAGGCAAGGCCAGATCCGGCTTTGTACAAAATATCGCATTGAGGTATGTCCATGATGATGATTTGCCCGTACTGTATTCCAAACTTCTTGAGGCTGGGTTGGCAAAATCTGGAGCTCTTACTATGACTGCGCCAATTGGCTGCTCTGGAACCACGTCTTGCAATCTGGCATTGACAAATTCACATAGGCTTGCAAAAGAAATCCAAAGAAAATTCCTGGAAATGAAATTGGATGAGGATGATGATCTTAGCGATTCTTCAATTAAGATAAGCGGATGTCCGAATTCTTGTGGGCAACATGGCATTGCAACTATCGGGTTCTTTGGAGGGGGCGGACGTGTTGGAAAAGACATGTATGCAAACTATCAGATGTCATTGGGCGGACGTTCTGACGGTGACACCATGCTGGGACAGACCTGTGTCAGGGTTCCGGCAAAAAGAGTTATTCCTGTAATTCTAAAAATTATAGAGACGTTCAAACAGAACAAACAGTCTGATGACACTCTAAAGTCTTGGATTCATAGGATTGTAAACGGAAATGAGGACTCTAAAGTTAAGTCTGTTGTTGATATCAAAAAAATACTTGAACCCCTCGTCACTCCTCCTACGATAGAAGACGATCCTGACTTTTACTTGGATTATGGAAGTGATGCTAGTTACCACACAAAGACTGGAAAGGGTGAATGT
Coding sequences within it:
- a CDS encoding pyridoxal-phosphate dependent enzyme, giving the protein MTVVDDADILNRVGNTPLVDLDSLSRDGVKYFAKLEGHNPFGSVKDRAAFWMIKDGEERGLLKKGKSIIIEPTSGNTGIALTGIANVLGYKVEIVIPDKVSNETKDIIRNLGAKVFETSDDLCPKVGAGTDQSIALATSIASSRPDTYYSPNQYANEANFKGHYVGTGPEIWKQTEGKVTHFFTGVGTGGTITGIGSFLKEKNPDVKIIGCQPQQNHLIQGWRNFEESAKPDLFLKREGVVDDWISVDNNEAFSVVDEVLAKDKLLISPSSAAVYACMKKYSVGDDACVVGIFADDGRKFKSVYAKQNVMTEEEFDSSLEDAEHLSELAY
- the trxB gene encoding thioredoxin-disulfide reductase; amino-acid sequence: MMAADSGAAVLETNNDGPKIPDKSKTKFDVIIIGAGPSGYTAGIYCSRAGYDTLILSGILPGGQLVNTTEVENYPGFENGIMGPDLMIDMRKQSQRMGTTIIDDEAVNVDFRHEPFKVLTASEEYEGRAVIIATGANPRKMGLEGEQTFAGKGVSYCATCDGPFFKNMELIVVGGGDSAIEEATFLTKFATKVHLVHRRGELRASKVMQERALNNEKIKFHWDSAVTDIKGDQKMQQAVLKNLKTDEESTIDVGGLFVAIGHEPNTKLFKNQIDLDDEGYVALKNKTHTNVEGIFAAGDVHDRSYRQAITAAAFGCMAAIDVDKYLTENSDKQQ
- a CDS encoding thiazole biosynthesis protein translates to MQEATIAEQSTKIFTDVREVEITRAIANEFHEVLIDRAESDVIIIGAGPAGLTASRELSNMGYKVLVIEQNNYLGGGYWLGGYMMNPVTVREPSQKIWDELGIPYKKVAEGLYLTPGPHAVSKLIAAACDAGVKFLQLTKFDDLVMKNGRVAGIVVNWMPVSALPRNITCVDPVAFEAKIIIDASGHDSVAVKRLVDRGLVKWKGMDPMHVNEGEEHVVDKTGEVYPGLIAAGMSVTETHGLARMGPTFGSMLFSGKKAAEITAAKIKELER
- a CDS encoding nitrite/sulfite reductase, with protein sequence MTISDLKQSPPDPVKSKINWARMEEADNFAKTVKLFRQGKYDEASFRRFRLQHGAYGTRMTGDYAMVRIKLPAGEIYPDQIEKISQLSEQYSIGSAHFSTRENIQLHWVILEDVSEIFRGLAEVGLTSREACGNSVRNVMCSPLSGVCPDEEFDSTPYALATARFFLRNPMAQNLPRKFKFNFTCCEKHGMVRMVDVGLIPQIRQVDGSDQRGFKIFLGGGLGNKSFVGHQLEEFTPEEDLLYTSIAVMRIFDRLGDRKNLARNRMRYLVNDMGWEKFQNLVFKERAIVRATQSVITQLDIDHSTNPIRRPIRISDENGGDVAPDGYARWLKTNTVKQSQQDYHSVFLTLEAGDVTASQLLALSDIIRNFSSEGKARSGFVQNIALRYVHDDDLPVLYSKLLEAGLAKSGALTMTAPIGCSGTTSCNLALTNSHRLAKEIQRKFLEMKLDEDDDLSDSSIKISGCPNSCGQHGIATIGFFGGGGRVGKDMYANYQMSLGGRSDGDTMLGQTCVRVPAKRVIPVILKIIETFKQNKQSDDTLKSWIHRIVNGNEDSKVKSVVDIKKILEPLVTPPTIEDDPDFYLDYGSDASYHTKTGKGECAA